Proteins encoded within one genomic window of Formosa agariphila KMM 3901:
- a CDS encoding class I SAM-dependent methyltransferase, with protein MKFSETFWNEKYKNNDIGWDLGTVSPPLKSYFDQLTNKDLKILIPGGGHAHEAEYLHQNGYKMYMLWMFLKLH; from the coding sequence ATGAAATTTTCTGAAACGTTTTGGAACGAGAAATATAAAAACAACGACATAGGTTGGGATCTGGGTACAGTCTCGCCGCCCCTAAAATCGTATTTCGATCAACTAACAAATAAAGATTTAAAAATTTTAATTCCTGGTGGCGGACATGCTCATGAAGCAGAATATTTACACCAAAACGGTTATAAAATGTATATGTTGTGGATGTTTCTAAAATTGCATTAG
- a CDS encoding class I SAM-dependent methyltransferase has protein sequence MDVSKIALEHFKHRVPTFPKAHLMHKNFFDLDLIFDLIIEQTFFCAITPSLRPEYAKKVNALLKPKGKVVGLLFNVPLHKDRPPFGGHRAEYYSYFENNFNIKLMESSYNSHPSRSGKELFFKIQKH, from the coding sequence GTGGATGTTTCTAAAATTGCATTAGAACATTTCAAACATCGTGTACCTACGTTTCCAAAGGCTCATCTCATGCATAAGAACTTTTTTGACTTAGATTTAATTTTCGATTTAATAATTGAACAAACGTTTTTCTGTGCCATAACGCCTAGTTTAAGACCCGAATACGCAAAAAAAGTAAATGCATTATTAAAGCCTAAAGGGAAGGTTGTCGGTCTCCTTTTTAATGTGCCCTTACACAAAGACCGTCCACCATTTGGCGGACATAGAGCAGAATATTATTCTTATTTTGAAAATAACTTTAATATTAAATTGATGGAATCGTCTTATAATTCTCATCCATCTAGATCAGGAAAAGAACTATTTTTTAAAATTCAGAAACACTAA
- a CDS encoding YgaP-like transmembrane domain, which translates to MLTVYMNENLIWFTLFIGVNLIQLAFTKWCLLEMILKKLCIKYHFT; encoded by the coding sequence ATGCTTACTGTTTACATGAACGAAAATTTGATATGGTTTACCCTATTTATTGGCGTAAACTTAATCCAATTGGCCTTCACAAAATGGTGTTTATTAGAGATGATTTTAAAGAAATTATGTATAAAATATCACTTTACATAA
- a CDS encoding ABC transporter ATP-binding protein, which translates to MPKKSKDTSSISLFQLFKKLLNYIKPYKFLVIGTLVLTLVGAFLAQVNALVLRYTVDELTVLKDSNKTLQDGASLLILISVILLSKELFYGLIQFGQKYYGEKMKIYISRDFAQQVVDKILTYKMAFYSSSENESGKLQTRIDLGVSSLTQLIKNFFIDILPLFTTAIIALFFMFQANVYVGLVSLGIIPIFFYISSLQAKKLHGFRRKMRGFREARNNGIIDLINSITVIKSFTREDLESKKHQAIQLDMTENQMKTRQLSFLFDSVKTFIEQFGVVIIIVLTAYFVLNGSMSIGAIMFHILLFNNVSAPIRQLHRIYDEVNDALIYSEAFFDILDADETESTGTYSPEKVIGNFEIKHVDFAYPNGTSALTDVSMTIKPNTINALVGLSGAGKSTVVNLLDKFYAPSAGIIYLDGVDLQEYDTLWLRDHIGLVLQKNHIFNGTIAENILYGKEHATHEEIVEAAKKAHIHEQIIELPDGYNSKATLLSGGQKQRVSIARLFLKNPPIIFLDEPTASLDAISTEQIKKSLDSIKKGRTVIIISHSISQIIDAENVIVMEKGKVIEQGTHEDLYDNESVYYDIFNAMANSLNLNKITDTMHD; encoded by the coding sequence ATGCCTAAAAAGTCTAAAGACACTTCCAGTATAAGTTTGTTTCAGCTATTTAAAAAGTTGTTAAACTATATAAAACCTTACAAGTTTTTAGTAATCGGGACACTCGTTTTAACACTTGTTGGAGCATTTCTTGCTCAAGTGAATGCCTTGGTTTTAAGATACACTGTAGACGAACTTACCGTATTAAAAGACAGTAACAAAACCTTACAGGACGGTGCATCTTTATTGATATTGATTAGTGTGATTTTATTGTCGAAAGAATTGTTTTATGGACTCATTCAATTTGGGCAAAAGTATTATGGCGAAAAAATGAAAATCTATATCTCACGGGATTTTGCGCAACAAGTGGTCGATAAAATACTGACTTATAAAATGGCATTTTACAGCTCGTCTGAGAATGAAAGCGGAAAATTACAAACCCGAATTGATTTAGGGGTTTCTAGTTTAACCCAATTAATAAAGAATTTTTTCATCGATATACTGCCGCTATTTACAACGGCAATTATAGCGCTATTTTTCATGTTTCAAGCCAATGTTTACGTGGGGTTAGTCAGTCTAGGTATTATTCCTATTTTCTTTTACATAAGCAGTTTACAAGCAAAAAAACTTCATGGTTTTAGACGTAAAATGAGAGGTTTTAGAGAAGCGAGAAACAATGGTATTATTGATTTAATAAATTCTATAACCGTTATAAAATCGTTTACCAGAGAAGATTTAGAAAGCAAAAAACACCAAGCCATACAACTTGATATGACAGAAAACCAAATGAAAACGCGACAGTTAAGTTTTTTATTTGATAGTGTTAAAACCTTTATCGAACAATTTGGGGTTGTAATAATTATTGTATTAACCGCATACTTTGTATTAAATGGCAGCATGAGTATTGGCGCCATCATGTTTCATATTTTATTGTTTAATAATGTCTCTGCTCCTATTCGTCAATTACATAGAATTTATGATGAAGTGAATGATGCCTTGATTTATTCCGAAGCATTTTTCGACATTTTAGATGCTGATGAAACTGAATCTACCGGAACCTATAGTCCTGAAAAGGTAATTGGAAATTTTGAGATAAAACATGTAGATTTTGCGTATCCAAATGGTACCAGTGCTTTAACCGATGTATCTATGACTATTAAACCCAATACCATAAATGCATTAGTCGGATTAAGTGGTGCGGGAAAGAGTACTGTAGTTAATTTATTGGATAAATTTTATGCACCATCCGCTGGAATCATATATTTAGATGGTGTCGACTTGCAAGAATACGACACACTTTGGTTGAGAGACCACATCGGTTTAGTCTTACAGAAAAACCATATTTTCAATGGTACTATAGCCGAAAACATTTTATATGGAAAAGAACATGCTACACACGAAGAAATAGTGGAAGCAGCCAAAAAAGCCCATATCCACGAACAGATTATAGAATTACCAGATGGCTACAATTCTAAGGCGACTTTATTATCTGGCGGACAAAAACAACGTGTTTCTATTGCACGCTTATTTCTAAAAAATCCACCTATTATTTTTCTTGACGAACCCACGGCAAGCTTAGATGCCATTTCGACAGAACAAATTAAGAAAAGTTTAGATTCAATAAAAAAAGGACGCACTGTGATTATAATATCTCATAGTATATCACAAATTATAGATGCCGAAAATGTAATTGTCATGGAAAAAGGAAAGGTTATAGAACAAGGCACTCATGAGGATTTATACGATAATGAAAGTGTGTATTACGATATCTTTAATGCCATGGCCAATAGTCTTAACCTCAACAAAATTACCGATACTATGCATGATTAA
- a CDS encoding S9 family peptidase, whose translation MHKKILLGLIVLGSFFYSKAQNNNTSTLSIKQIMQGDDYIGHLPSGAHWSENGNTIYFNWNPEKAFSDSLYAFNTHTKDIKKVDFETAYHLPAARGTYNTNKTKKIYSKHGDVFLMDIASEKITQITNTKATERNVHFTHNEQQIAYVLNDNLYTWDISSGVTKQLTDFTNKKVKDDKRSDKDEWLYQDQLGLFEVLKTRKAKQDQKEHFNDKEDLNKPLPIYVKGKSVYNQQVSPNGKYVTYLTVKREDNKGTITPHYVTESGYTEDQNTRSKVGDTPDTYELYIYDIANRKTYPVVLDNLEGLDYIPEYTKAYPDKDYKNDNRIGYISGPIWNADGSKAVLDINANDYKDRWIVLLHAEDGTVTHLDHQHNAAWIAGPGIGGYRGGALGWMPDQKSIWYQSEASGYSHLYTLNTSSKKAKALTSGNFEIYNPFISNDKKHWYLTANKNHPGDRQFYSMPINGGQLKQLTTDVGGNDVTLSPDETQMAILYSYSNKPTELFLKDNPLFSKTNSKATQLTHSTTDAFNTYNWRAAEVITFKAEDGAEVHARLYNPSPDVKNKAAAIFVHGAGYLQNAHKWWSSYFREYMFHNLLVDNGYTVLDIDYRGSAGYGSEWRTGIYRHMGGKDLSDQVDGAQYLINELGIDKNKVGIYGGSYGGFITLMGMFNEADTFKAGAAIRSVGDWAAYNHGYTARILNTPVTDSLAYRRSSPIYFADGLKGDLLILHGMVDDNVHFQDMVRLSQRLIELEKTNWEMAVYPVERHGFVEPSSWIDEYSRIFKLFNTSLLGLKD comes from the coding sequence ATGCATAAAAAAATTCTCCTAGGCCTAATCGTATTAGGCAGCTTCTTCTATTCTAAAGCACAAAACAATAATACCTCCACACTTAGCATTAAACAAATAATGCAAGGCGATGATTATATTGGTCATTTACCATCAGGCGCACATTGGTCTGAAAATGGTAATACAATTTACTTCAACTGGAATCCTGAAAAAGCCTTTAGCGATTCTCTATATGCTTTTAATACCCATACAAAAGATATTAAGAAAGTTGATTTTGAAACGGCCTATCATTTACCTGCGGCTCGTGGAACCTATAATACCAACAAGACCAAAAAAATATACAGCAAACATGGCGATGTGTTTTTAATGGATATTGCTTCAGAAAAAATTACTCAAATTACAAATACAAAAGCAACAGAACGCAATGTTCATTTTACACATAATGAGCAACAAATTGCATATGTGCTAAATGATAATCTTTATACTTGGGATATAAGCTCGGGTGTAACAAAACAGCTAACCGACTTCACAAATAAAAAAGTTAAAGATGACAAACGAAGTGATAAAGATGAATGGCTGTATCAAGATCAGTTGGGACTATTTGAAGTTTTAAAAACACGTAAAGCAAAACAAGACCAAAAAGAGCACTTTAATGATAAAGAAGATTTAAACAAGCCACTTCCTATATATGTAAAAGGAAAATCTGTATACAACCAGCAAGTAAGTCCGAACGGTAAATACGTTACTTATCTCACGGTTAAACGAGAAGATAATAAAGGCACCATTACACCGCATTATGTTACAGAGTCGGGATATACCGAAGACCAAAACACACGTTCTAAAGTTGGGGATACGCCAGACACCTATGAATTATATATATATGATATTGCCAATAGAAAGACCTATCCTGTAGTATTAGATAATTTAGAAGGCCTAGATTACATTCCAGAATACACCAAAGCGTATCCCGACAAAGACTATAAAAACGACAATAGAATTGGTTACATAAGCGGCCCCATTTGGAATGCAGATGGTTCTAAAGCCGTATTAGACATAAATGCTAACGATTATAAAGACCGCTGGATTGTTTTATTACACGCAGAAGATGGAACTGTAACCCATTTAGATCATCAGCATAATGCGGCATGGATTGCAGGACCTGGAATTGGTGGATATCGTGGTGGTGCTTTAGGTTGGATGCCAGATCAGAAAAGCATTTGGTATCAATCGGAAGCTTCTGGATATTCGCATTTATACACTTTAAATACGTCATCTAAAAAAGCAAAAGCACTGACTTCTGGAAATTTCGAAATTTATAATCCTTTTATTTCTAACGATAAAAAGCATTGGTATTTAACAGCCAATAAAAATCATCCTGGAGACCGTCAGTTTTATAGTATGCCTATTAACGGTGGTCAACTTAAACAACTCACTACTGATGTTGGAGGAAACGATGTAACGCTTTCTCCAGATGAGACCCAAATGGCCATTCTCTACTCTTATTCGAATAAACCTACAGAATTATTTTTGAAAGACAATCCTCTATTTAGTAAAACAAATTCTAAAGCCACACAACTCACCCATTCCACTACCGATGCATTTAACACTTACAACTGGAGAGCAGCAGAAGTCATTACCTTTAAGGCAGAAGATGGTGCAGAAGTACATGCAAGGCTATATAATCCGTCGCCTGATGTAAAAAACAAAGCTGCGGCTATTTTTGTACATGGCGCTGGATATCTTCAAAACGCTCATAAATGGTGGAGTTCATACTTCCGTGAATATATGTTTCATAATTTATTAGTAGATAATGGATATACAGTTTTAGATATCGATTACCGCGGTAGTGCAGGATATGGTAGTGAATGGCGAACAGGAATATACCGCCATATGGGAGGAAAAGATTTGAGTGATCAAGTGGATGGTGCCCAATATTTAATAAATGAACTTGGAATTGATAAAAATAAAGTTGGAATCTACGGTGGTTCTTATGGCGGATTTATAACGTTAATGGGTATGTTTAACGAAGCTGATACGTTTAAAGCCGGTGCTGCAATCCGTTCTGTTGGAGATTGGGCTGCTTATAACCACGGGTATACTGCTCGTATATTAAATACACCTGTAACAGATAGTCTAGCGTATAGAAGAAGTTCTCCTATTTATTTTGCAGATGGCTTAAAAGGAGATTTATTAATTCTTCATGGTATGGTAGATGACAATGTTCATTTTCAAGACATGGTACGTTTATCGCAACGTTTAATTGAATTAGAAAAAACAAATTGGGAAATGGCCGTATATCCTGTAGAGCGTCATGGTTTTGTAGAGCCTAGTAGTTGGATAGACGAATACAGTAGAATATTCAAACTATTCAATACAAGTTTATTGGGACTGAAAGATTAG
- a CDS encoding arylsulfotransferase family protein — protein sequence MKINYLNISLLLVLLFLVSACESDEVGPTETEIDTESSSSITDGYVLFSYIGDSTTHLIDSLGVDVKTWSSEYTSSGGSYLSENNTLLRMAKSPLVNNSSFATGGLVAGRIEELDDDSQVIWSIERTSDEATFHHDFKQIDDTTIIALTWQLREYNNSDYWNEVVVIIDKTDNAVLWEWSAMDDGNIVPNNTNKADYLHFNSVDYKDGNILISSRGQNTLYVVNKDSKSITQTITASGALSGQHDATFLDNGNLLVFNNEAGTNTSAVLEITLTDEVVWSYSNTFYSDHISGAQRLESGHTLICSGVEGRFIEVTEQTMRFGILRHKLQIKSLKFLKCVRTLVIS from the coding sequence ATGAAAATCAACTACCTTAATATATCATTACTACTTGTATTGCTGTTTTTAGTGAGCGCCTGCGAATCGGATGAGGTAGGACCTACAGAAACGGAAATTGATACGGAATCATCATCGAGTATAACAGACGGTTATGTGTTGTTTTCCTATATTGGAGACAGTACAACGCATCTTATCGATTCTTTGGGAGTAGATGTAAAAACATGGTCGTCAGAATACACATCTTCAGGAGGTAGTTATTTGTCGGAAAACAATACTTTATTACGTATGGCTAAATCCCCACTTGTAAATAATAGTTCATTCGCTACAGGTGGTTTAGTTGCCGGAAGAATTGAAGAATTAGACGACGACAGTCAAGTGATTTGGTCTATTGAAAGAACTAGCGACGAAGCAACGTTTCATCATGATTTTAAACAAATAGATGATACCACTATCATTGCACTAACTTGGCAACTTCGCGAATATAATAATTCGGATTATTGGAACGAAGTTGTGGTTATAATCGATAAAACGGATAACGCTGTACTTTGGGAATGGAGTGCAATGGACGACGGAAACATTGTTCCTAATAACACCAACAAAGCAGACTATTTACATTTTAATTCGGTTGACTATAAAGATGGGAACATTCTTATAAGTTCAAGAGGTCAGAATACATTATATGTTGTAAATAAAGACAGTAAAAGCATTACGCAAACTATTACGGCTTCTGGGGCTTTATCGGGACAGCATGATGCGACTTTTTTAGATAATGGAAACCTCCTTGTTTTTAATAATGAAGCCGGTACCAATACATCTGCGGTTTTAGAAATCACGCTGACTGATGAAGTGGTTTGGTCGTATTCAAACACTTTTTATTCCGACCATATTTCGGGAGCACAGCGATTGGAGTCTGGGCATACCTTAATCTGTTCTGGAGTAGAAGGACGTTTTATAGAGGTTACAGAACAGACGATGAGGTTTGGGATTTTACGCCACAAACTACAAATAAAAAGTCTGAAATTTTTAAAGTGCGTAAGGACTCTAGTTATTAGTTAA
- a CDS encoding Lcl C-terminal domain-containing protein produces the protein MNFEYLKTTFSLLAVCSIMSCGDDTIDTADNGEDGGGEIGFTGLSYEIVDTGVLDFYDNDAIITASGVGDAFYGQDATYMGNQPSYTDNGDGTVTDNVTGLIWQQNMGDKMSYADAVAFVETFNLGGYSDWRIPTIKELYSLSNFTGRCFGDDAVDMFIDVDYFDQPIGDESIGEREIDGQTWSITEYVGRVMNGDEAVFGFNFVDGRLKSYPKYSPATGAPNTMYFRMVRGNTAYGENDFTDNGNGTITDHATGLMWQQADNGENYDWEHALAYAESLTLGGHSDWRMPNAKELQSIVDYTRSPQTTNSPAIAPLFTCTSILDYNGNPGQYGYYWSSSPLQDGPTPYTDAVYFCFGEAEGLMNGQLLDVHGAGAQRNDPKAGSTDNFPDTFGPQGDIRKVYNFIRCVRDTN, from the coding sequence ATGAATTTTGAATATTTAAAAACAACATTCAGTTTACTTGCTGTATGCTCTATAATGTCTTGTGGAGACGATACTATCGATACTGCTGATAATGGCGAAGACGGCGGAGGAGAAATCGGATTTACAGGGTTGAGTTACGAGATTGTAGATACGGGTGTATTAGATTTTTATGATAACGATGCCATAATTACGGCATCAGGTGTTGGCGATGCTTTTTATGGACAAGATGCTACATATATGGGGAATCAGCCATCGTATACAGATAACGGCGATGGTACAGTGACCGATAATGTTACGGGATTAATATGGCAACAAAATATGGGCGATAAAATGTCGTACGCCGATGCTGTTGCATTTGTTGAAACGTTCAATTTAGGAGGTTATTCAGATTGGAGAATTCCTACAATTAAAGAATTGTATTCGCTATCTAATTTTACCGGTCGTTGTTTCGGAGATGATGCTGTAGATATGTTTATCGATGTCGATTATTTCGACCAGCCTATTGGTGACGAATCTATTGGTGAACGAGAAATTGACGGACAAACATGGTCAATCACAGAATATGTTGGACGCGTAATGAATGGAGATGAAGCCGTTTTTGGGTTTAATTTTGTCGACGGACGCTTGAAAAGTTATCCTAAATACAGTCCTGCTACTGGAGCACCAAATACCATGTACTTTAGAATGGTAAGAGGAAATACAGCTTATGGGGAAAACGATTTTACAGATAATGGTAATGGAACAATTACAGACCACGCTACAGGCTTAATGTGGCAACAAGCCGATAATGGAGAAAACTATGACTGGGAACATGCCTTAGCCTATGCCGAATCATTAACGCTTGGAGGTCACAGCGACTGGAGAATGCCAAATGCCAAAGAACTACAAAGTATAGTAGATTATACACGTTCGCCACAAACCACAAATTCTCCTGCGATAGCCCCCTTATTTACCTGCACATCAATTTTAGATTATAACGGTAATCCTGGGCAATACGGTTACTATTGGTCAAGTTCTCCTTTGCAAGACGGACCAACGCCTTATACCGATGCGGTCTATTTTTGTTTTGGAGAAGCCGAAGGCTTAATGAACGGTCAGTTATTAGATGTACATGGAGCAGGAGCACAGCGTAACGACCCTAAAGCGGGTAGTACAGATAATTTTCCCGATACCTTTGGTCCGCAAGGCGATATTCGAAAGGTGTATAACTTTATAAGATGTGTGAGAGACACGAATTAA
- a CDS encoding Lcl C-terminal domain-containing protein, whose protein sequence is MAVWYTAVGQITYPIVDTGVTEFYSNNNVISAPQSGDDFYGQDATYTGNQPLYTDNGDGTITDNVTGLLWEKDMGEKMSFEASFAKAQNSNLGGYSDWRVPTIKELYSLILFTGQVKGAKSGKLFIDTHYFNQLLGDTTIGEREIDAQTWSSTVYVGQTMNGDKTIFGVNFVDGRIKGYPKFNKRKNSENTMYFRMVRGNTDYGKNNFIDNGDGTVSDYATGLMWQKADDGKGRDWEASLAYSEHLELAGYSDWRLPNAKELQSIVDYSRSPQTTNSPAINPVFSTSEIKDPEGNSGQYPFFWTSTTHLDGVNPTSSAVYIAFGEGQGKMRNQLMDVHGAGCQRSDPKSGSKNKYPTYFGPQGDVRYVYNYVRSVRTIEM, encoded by the coding sequence ATGGCGGTTTGGTATACGGCAGTAGGACAAATAACATATCCGATAGTAGATACAGGTGTAACTGAATTTTATAGTAACAACAATGTGATATCCGCTCCGCAAAGTGGTGACGATTTCTATGGTCAAGATGCTACTTATACAGGGAACCAGCCGTTGTATACAGATAATGGCGATGGCACCATTACCGATAATGTTACAGGTTTACTGTGGGAGAAAGATATGGGCGAAAAAATGTCTTTTGAAGCGTCTTTTGCAAAAGCCCAAAACTCTAATTTGGGTGGATATTCAGACTGGCGAGTGCCAACAATTAAGGAGCTTTATTCTCTAATCTTATTTACGGGTCAGGTAAAAGGGGCGAAATCTGGCAAGTTATTTATAGATACGCATTATTTCAATCAGTTATTAGGAGATACCACTATTGGAGAACGCGAAATAGATGCACAAACGTGGTCGTCTACAGTATACGTAGGACAGACAATGAACGGAGATAAAACCATTTTCGGAGTTAATTTTGTGGATGGCCGTATAAAAGGCTATCCTAAATTTAATAAACGAAAAAATAGTGAGAATACCATGTATTTTAGAATGGTTAGAGGCAATACGGACTACGGAAAAAATAACTTTATAGACAATGGAGATGGTACCGTGAGTGATTACGCTACAGGCTTAATGTGGCAAAAAGCAGATGATGGTAAGGGGCGTGATTGGGAAGCGTCTTTAGCGTATTCAGAACATTTAGAACTTGCTGGTTATTCCGATTGGCGTTTACCAAATGCCAAAGAATTACAAAGCATAGTAGATTATTCTAGGTCGCCACAAACCACAAATTCACCAGCTATAAATCCTGTATTTTCGACTTCAGAAATTAAAGACCCCGAAGGGAACTCTGGGCAATATCCATTCTTTTGGACCAGTACTACACATTTAGATGGTGTAAATCCAACTTCTAGTGCGGTGTATATTGCCTTTGGCGAAGGTCAAGGGAAAATGAGAAATCAGCTTATGGATGTGCACGGTGCAGGATGCCAAAGAAGTGACCCGAAAAGTGGTAGTAAAAATAAATATCCAACGTATTTCGGACCTCAAGGCGATGTGCGTTATGTATACAATTATGTACGAAGCGTACGGACCATCGAGATGTAA
- a CDS encoding LytR/AlgR family response regulator transcription factor yields MYNALGVSDFLKEHPVDLLFLDIHMADLNGLELAKTLEHPPRIIFTTAYSEYAIEGYKVNAIDYLLKPIEYVDFLMASNKASETITKERQFVTEVKKNDEFLFIKSGQQHIRINFKDIKYIEAQKEYVSINLMNGEPVKTLLRLKNIEDVLPKEHFMRIHRSFIVNLNHIVTVERNRIIYSRKEFIVVSDTYQDAFKTFLNNNFFS; encoded by the coding sequence ATTTACAACGCATTAGGTGTTAGTGATTTTCTGAAGGAACATCCGGTAGATTTACTTTTTCTAGATATTCATATGGCCGATTTAAACGGGTTAGAATTAGCGAAAACTTTAGAGCATCCGCCTCGCATTATTTTCACCACCGCGTATAGCGAATATGCGATTGAAGGCTATAAAGTAAATGCGATAGATTATTTGTTGAAACCAATTGAGTATGTCGATTTTTTAATGGCTTCTAATAAAGCATCAGAAACCATAACTAAGGAGCGACAGTTTGTAACCGAAGTGAAAAAGAATGACGAGTTCTTATTTATAAAATCGGGACAGCAACATATCCGAATCAATTTTAAAGACATTAAATATATCGAAGCTCAGAAAGAATATGTGTCCATAAACTTAATGAATGGCGAACCGGTTAAAACTTTACTTCGTCTTAAAAACATAGAAGACGTTTTACCTAAGGAACATTTTATGCGCATTCACCGTTCTTTTATCGTGAACTTAAATCATATCGTAACTGTAGAGCGGAATAGAATTATTTACAGCAGAAAGGAGTTTATTGTGGTTAGCGATACCTATCAGGATGCGTTTAAAACGTTTCTGAATAATAATTTTTTTAGTTAA
- a CDS encoding sensor histidine kinase has protein sequence MNKTILNTQRSRFFESTFIFLFWILLFVLPLFYQWINSHTIRWNVIFNVWIDYLPLLLIFCINRFILTPFLLFRNKKILYVTSVIVVIALTVMGSRSLRSNMPSQNRNQTQKHVGLQFPNSNKVGKPHGSLERQAGAGTYPPYVNLILLSILLVGFDTGMKLSVKWAETQQQKAEVEKENIKNELAFLRNQVSPHFLMNTLNNIHALVDFDTKEAKSSIAKLSVLMRHLLYESNKKPIALSKEIKFIESYVELMKLRFHEDVKIELNLPVNPPYISIPTLLFTNILENAFKYGISYEQKSFVHITLSIHDSVLEFTIRNSVHDKFKTTEASGIGIQNTEKRLKLLYNNNYTFTYSEIENVHYSTIKIPI, from the coding sequence ATGAATAAAACAATCTTAAATACACAACGGTCTCGATTTTTCGAGTCTACTTTTATCTTTCTGTTTTGGATATTATTGTTCGTTTTACCGCTATTTTATCAGTGGATTAATAGCCATACCATCCGGTGGAATGTCATCTTTAACGTTTGGATAGATTACTTACCACTATTACTTATTTTTTGCATTAACAGATTTATCTTAACGCCTTTTTTACTTTTCAGAAATAAGAAAATTCTATATGTTACTTCTGTAATTGTTGTTATTGCACTTACCGTAATGGGGTCTAGGTCGCTTAGAAGCAACATGCCATCTCAGAATAGAAATCAGACGCAAAAGCATGTCGGACTTCAATTTCCAAATTCAAACAAAGTTGGAAAGCCACATGGTAGTTTAGAACGGCAAGCAGGAGCAGGAACGTATCCGCCTTATGTCAATTTAATTTTGTTATCTATCTTATTGGTTGGTTTTGATACGGGAATGAAACTCTCTGTAAAGTGGGCAGAAACCCAACAGCAAAAAGCAGAAGTCGAAAAAGAAAATATTAAAAACGAATTGGCTTTTTTACGTAATCAAGTCAGTCCTCATTTTTTAATGAATACGCTTAATAATATTCATGCTTTAGTAGATTTTGACACCAAGGAAGCCAAAAGCTCCATTGCAAAATTATCTGTTTTAATGCGCCATTTGTTATACGAATCTAACAAAAAGCCTATTGCATTGTCCAAAGAAATTAAATTTATAGAGAGCTACGTAGAACTTATGAAATTACGTTTTCATGAAGATGTGAAAATTGAATTGAACCTTCCTGTAAATCCGCCTTATATTTCGATTCCAACATTGTTATTTACTAATATTTTAGAAAATGCTTTTAAATACGGTATTAGCTACGAGCAGAAATCGTTTGTACATATTACACTTTCTATCCACGATAGTGTACTCGAATTTACGATTCGAAACAGTGTACACGATAAATTTAAGACCACAGAAGCATCCGGAATAGGTATTCAAAATACAGAAAAACGTTTAAAATTATTATATAATAATAACTATACGTTTACATATTCCGAAATTGAAAATGTGCATTATTCAACCATAAAAATACCGATATGA
- a CDS encoding ACT domain-containing protein yields MNGEKDLETLLKSMKPKLNDGEFVFCKAENLEHINLSQVIMTFKEEESITVITKQVVADQLHLDYSFVASWITLTVHSSLEAVGLTAAFSNALSENGISCNVVAAYYHDHIFVDVKDTDKAMEILNAFSK; encoded by the coding sequence ATGAATGGAGAAAAAGATTTAGAGACGCTTTTAAAATCAATGAAACCGAAACTTAATGATGGCGAATTTGTGTTTTGTAAAGCTGAAAACTTGGAGCACATAAATTTGAGCCAAGTTATTATGACTTTTAAAGAAGAAGAAAGCATTACCGTAATTACAAAACAGGTAGTTGCAGACCAACTCCATTTAGATTATTCTTTTGTTGCTTCTTGGATTACATTAACGGTGCATTCATCATTAGAAGCAGTGGGGTTAACAGCTGCTTTTTCGAATGCATTATCCGAAAACGGAATCAGTTGTAATGTAGTAGCTGCATATTACCACGATCATATTTTTGTCGATGTAAAAGATACAGACAAAGCCATGGAAATTTTGAATGCATTTTCAAAATAG